A single Chanos chanos chromosome 8, fChaCha1.1, whole genome shotgun sequence DNA region contains:
- the nyap1 gene encoding neuronal tyrosine-phosphorylated phosphoinositide-3-kinase adapter 1 — protein MNLLYRKSRMDWRHGDQEGSKKSSSHKDTSSATVGKVRDLASFRRHFRMGFMTMPVSQDLSPHSCATAMAPRSQSCHAVGTGEGGSLENGDYPDSDPQNPPHASSRCPPAKPKRHPSTKLSSNAQQEHPPRSIHAPPDTPPPPPPTQHPPSKHAEKKNAMKKSDSGDMSGRKVPPLKPKRSPSTQLSFDPPPPRVPPPATPSPFQSSEPAPQGEEGDDEPVYIEMVGQVFTRETPSAPTPHPVTPSATTPDSDSDQGEAIYEEMKYPLLEDRDAHRRLPLKQDRLKSAKAFHSSSVTSPSPSASSPLPRPSSSSPSCSSKPKTAISISHSSPLPSSSASSTPIPQPLSSSPHPPRAPTPFLLPGAKLESESSSKIPAPFPNLLQHKPPLLAFPQPAAASSGVGVQHKTSAKLGTISNQTSSTSATSTTSTTSSSASMTGSKESSAGGGGGSQEKEKERREGQLGPAPGLRARSHSTPLPPSSKSSSPYSHHHHHHHPHHRPSHYHHYRKPEKEANAKTSTQTQTQGKEGKSVSFLLKSDKAERERERERERERERERERDVSTPSSSQSEMPISTGTNTHTHTQTSQSGSSTTPTSSSSSSTPTSSSSTSLSQRPHSRPHMHRSHTPHGLSLGLPAYKPPPADSPLLWTYPSVGFRRPPAYDSLRGGSQLPSLHPEPGVKNSTVAQALQSKGGFVPWDSSSGLGLADEAPYWPMHRKLSFSHSGRDTEKEDGRVWNGSTDTLLKKEKDEVGTGLRGGHSGIPVRPGGRLGHSESLAGADGPPGFRVFPRGALPLPCQTFPACRNGELGRLGRSSSTSGVRQAGGGEVARQSSLPVREALSQFHAHSQAQTPCSPSLSRQQQQQQLQQQLQQHHLHLQFQHLAQLAQGQSPITAGTSSTTSATHTQRDGKLLEVIERKRCLCKEIKAHRRPDKSLCKQDSMPILPSWRRTPEPRKTGTPQTVVWDTAI, from the exons ATGAACCTGCTGTATCGCAAGAGCCGAATGGACTGGAGACATGGAGACCAGGAGGGCAGTAAAAAGAG ctccaGTCATAAGGACACATCCTCAGCCACGGTTGGGAAAGTTCGTGACTTGGCATCATTTCGGCGGCATTTCCGGATGGGTTTTATGACCATGCCCGTGTCGCAGGACCTCTCTCCGCACTCATGTGCTACGGCCATGGCTCCGCGTTCCCAGTCCTGCCACGCCGTGGGCACCGGGGAGGGTGGAAGTCTGGAGAACGGAGACTACCCAGACTCCGACCCCCAGAATCCTCCCCACGCTTCCAGTCGCTGCCCCCCTGCCAAACCCAAACGCCACCCCAGCACTAAGCTCAGCTCCAACGCCCAACAGGAACACCCACCCAGGAGCATCCACGCCCCCCCGGACACTCCGCCACCGCCTCCGCCAACTCAGCACCCACCCAGCAAACACGCCGAGAAGAAGAATG CAATGAAAAAGTCTGATTCAGGTGATATGTCGGGGAGGAAGGTTCCTCCTCTAAAGCCCAAACGCAGTCCAAGCACGCAGCTGTCTTTTGACCCTCCCCCGCCCCGGGTCCCGCCCCCAGCCACGCCCTCACCCTTCCAGAGCTCTGAGCCTGCCCCTCAGGGGGAGGAGGGCGATGATGAGCCAGTGTACATCGAGATGGTGGGCCAGGTTTTTACTCGGGAGACGCCCAGtgcccccacaccccaccccgtCACTCCGTCAGCCACCACCCCTGACTCAGACTCTGACCAGGGTGAGGCCATTTACGAAGAGATGAAATACCCGTTACTTGAGGACCGCGACGCCCACCGACGACTGCCACTGAAACAGGACCGTCTCAAATCTGCCAAAGCCTTTCACTCCTCCTCCGTCACTTCCCCGTCTCCTTCcgcctcctcccctctcccacgcccttcctcctcttctccgtCCTGCTCCTCCAAACCCAAAACTgccatctctatctctcactcctcgcctctcccctcctcctcagCCTCCTCTACCCCGATCCCTCAGCCGCTCTCCTCCAGTCCCCACCCACCTCGTGCTCCGACTCCATTCCTCCTCCCTGGAGCTAAATTGGAGTCTGAGTCCAGCAGTAAGATCCCAGCTCCCTTCCCCAATCTGCTCCAACACAAGCCCCCACTCCTGGCCTTCCCCCAGCCTGCTGCAGCCTCCAGCGGAGTGGGGGTCCAACACAAGACCTCAGCCAAACTGGGCACCATCAGCAATCAGACCTCCTCGACTTCTGCTACCAgtaccacctccaccacctcctcctccgctTCCATGACTGGCTCTAAGGAGTCGTCTGCAGGTGGAGGGGGAGGCTCccaagagaaggagaaggagagaagggagggacAGCTGGGGCCAGCACCTGGATTAAGAGCCAGGAGTCACTCCACTCCTTTGCCTCCATCCTCTAAATCATCCTCCCCTTATTcgcaccatcatcatcaccaccacccacaTCACCGACCTTCACACTATCACCACTACCGCAAGCCCGAAAAAGAGGCCAACGCCAAAACCTCCACCCAAACTCAGACCCAGGGCAAAGAGGGCAAGAGCGTGAGCTTCCTGCTCAAGTCtgacaaagcagagagagagcgagagagagagagagaaagagaacgagaacgagagcgagagagggatgTAAGCACGCCGTCCTCCAGCCAGTCTGAAATGCCCATCTCCACcggcaccaacacacacactcacacacagacctctcaGAGTGGCTCTAGCACCACTCCgacatcatcttcctcttcctcaacacccacttcctcttcctccacctccttaTCCCAGCGGCCACACTCTCGCCCTCACATGCATCGTTCACACACTCCTCACGGCCTCTCACTGGGCCTGCCTGCCTATAAGCCTCCTCCTGCAGACAGCCCCCTGCTCTGGACATACCCCTCCGTGGGATTTCGGAGACCCCCGGCTTACGACAGCCTGAGGGGTGGCTCCCAACTCCCCTCCTTGCACCCGGAACCCGGCGTTAAAAACTCAACTGTCGCCCAAGCTCTTCAGAGTAAGGGTGGATTTGTACCATGGGACAGCAGCAGTGGGCTGGGCCTCGCAGACGAAGCTCCCTATTGGCCGATGCACAGGAAGCTGTCATTTAGTCACAGCGGGCGGGACACTGAGA aggaggatgggcgtGTGTGGAATGGCAGCACTGATACACtcttaaagaaagagaaggatgaggTTGGCACAGGGCTGCGTGGTGGGCACTCAGGCATCCCCGTGCGTCCAGGGGGCAGACTGGGGCACAGTGAGAGCCTGGCTGGGGCAGACGGCCCGCCGGGGTTCAGAGTGTTCCCCCGAGGGGCGCTACCGTTACCCTGCCAAACTTTCCCTGCCTGTCGCAATGGAG agttGGGTCGACTGGGCAGGTCTTCATCCACCTCTGGGGTGCGACAGGCAGGTGGAGGAGAGGTGGCGAGACAGAGCAGCCTGCCTGTCCGAGAGGCCCTGAGTCAG ttccACGCCCACTCTCAGGCACAGACTCCCTGTAGTCCGTCTCTCTCCcgccagcagcagcagcagcagctacaGCAGCAGCTACAACAGCACCACCTGCACCTGCAGTTCCAGCACCTGGCACAGCTGGCGCAGGGACAGTCACCCATCACAGCGGgaacctcctccaccacctccgcCACCCACACGCAACGCGACGGGAAGCTGCTGGAAGTCATAGAGAGGAAACGCTGTCTGTGTAAGGAGATCAAGGCCCATCGGAGACCAGACAAAAGTCTGTGCAAGCAGGACAGCATGCCCATTTTACCCAGCTGGAGACGAACACCAGAACCACGCAAAACCGGGACCCCACAGACTGTGGTCTGGGACACTGCcatctga
- the atp1b2b gene encoding sodium/potassium-transporting ATPase subunit beta-2b, translating to MAKDDKKNEWKEFVWNPRTREFMGRTASSWGLILLFYLAFYTFLAGLFSLTMYVMLQTLNEHRPTWQDRLSTPGMMIRPQGEALEIAYTKEDTESWDMHVQALNRFLSSYNDSEQMKKNVNCTPDQYFTQEDGDSVWNNPKRSCQFLRSTLDQCSGLEDRYYGYDQGMPCVIIKFNRVVGMYPSKDSQAPFVTCSGKRYRVGKDEWADDSEKMGQLMYFPPDGSFNLMYYPYYGKKAQVNYSQPLVAIKFLNITRNTEVNVECKITANNIPEGSERDKFAGRVSFKLRINSKN from the exons ATGGCAAAAGATGACAAGAAGAATGAATGGAAGGAGTTCGTGTGGAACCCGAGGACGCGCGAGTTTATGGGCAGGACAGCCAGCAGCTGGG gACTGATCTTGCTCTTTTACCTGGCGTTCTACACCTTCCTGGCTGGGCTGTTCAGTCTCACCATGTATGTCATGCTCCAGACCCTAAACGAACACCGCCCAACATGGCAGGATAGACTGTCCAcaccag ggatgaTGATCAGGCCTCAGGGAGAGGCTTTGGAAATTGCCTACACcaaagaggacacagagagctgGGACATGCACGTCCAGGCCCTGAACCGCTTCCTGTCCT CCTACAATGATTCCGAGCAGATGAAGAAGAACGTTAACTGTACTCCTGACCAGTACTTCACCCAGGAGGATGGAGACAGTGTGTGGAATAACCCCAAACGCTCCTGTCAGTTTCTACGCTCCACACTGGACCAGTGCTCCGGGCTTGAGGACCGTTACTATGGTTACGACCAGGGAATGCCTTGCGTTATTATCAAATTCAATCGG gTAGTCGGTATGTATCCAAGCAAGGATAGTCAGGCACCATTTGTCACATGTTCAGGAAAG AGGTACAGAGTTGGCAAGGATGAATGG GCAGATGACAGTGAGAAGATGGGTCAGCTCATGTACTTCCCTCCTGACGGCAGCTTTAACCTCATGTATTACCCTTACTATGGAAAGAAAGCCCAG GTCAACTACTCTCAGCCTCTGGTGGCCATTAAATTCCTCAACATCACCCGCAACACAGAGGTGAATGTGGAGTGTAAGATCACAGCTAACAACATTCCTGAGGGCAGCGAGAGGGACAAGTTCGCTGGCAGAGTCTCCTTCAAACTACGCATCAACTCCAAAAACTAG
- the gltpd2b gene encoding glycolipid transfer protein domain-containing protein 2: MKRGKERKKGEERVRFLSGMSVKGRALLAILFVLLLLGSMWLQGSLGRHWEYCLKGYILQKDQPVYVSSLVSSGNGSEEQVAVALRECPGQRFQVSVLLAHLQAAPISTDDILLQPYLSSWDELIKFMEALGPMVGLISQEIEVKTSIIRDLTQEEKRRERAYRERDYGTLMAIIGASDTHDSEEEQDGAYFSVRSMIGAELSRGVVNFERQTDSGCRTLLRLHRALLWLQLFLQKLSESPVGQSRLRSPSELCREAYQHTLAPYHTWWVRRAAELAFLAMPERGFFYRLVCVQHQDEAAMVLQRVVRAISEVYQRTQNALEEHGMLDLP, from the exons atgaaaagaggaaaagagagaaaaaaaggagaggagagagtcagATTCCTGAGCGGCATGAGTGTAAAGGGTCGGGCTCTTTTGGCTATTCTGTTTGTGCTGCTCCTCCTGGGATCCATGTGGCTCC agGGCAGTTTGGGCCGCCATTGGGAATACTGTCTGAAGGGATATATTCTTCAGAAAGACCAA cCGGTCTATGTGTCTAGCCTTGTGTCCAGTGGTAATGGCTCTGAGGAGCAGGTAGCGGTTGCCTTGAGGGAGTGCCCTGGCCAGAGGTTTCAGGTGTCAGTGCTCTTGGCCCACCTGCAGGCTGCCCCCATCTCCACCGATGACATCCTCTTACAGCCCTACCTGTCCAGCTGGGACGAACTCATCAA GTTCATGGAGGCTTTGGGTCCAATGGTTGGTTTAATCTCCCAGGAGATTGAAGTGAAGACCTCCATCATCCGCGACTTGAcacaggaggaaaagagaagagagagagcgtacagagagagagactacggCACTCTCATGGCCATCATAGGAGCATCCGACACCCATGACTCTGAAGAGGAGCAGGACGGGGCTTATTTCTCAGTGCGCTCTATGATTGGTGCAGAGCTGAGTCGGGGCGTGGTTAATTTTGAGCGTCAGACGGACTCTGGTTGTCGGACCCTCCTGAGACTGCACCGGGCCCTCCTCTGGCTGCAGCTTTTCTTGCAGAAACTGAGCGAAAGCCCAGTGGGACAGAGTCGCTTACGCAGCCCCTCAGAGCTCTGCAGGGAGGCCTACCAGCACACACTGGCACCATACCACACCTGGTGGGTCCGCCGTGCGGCTGAACTGGCATTCCTCGCCATGCCCGAGCGAGGGTTTTTTTACCGACTGGTGTGTGTGCAACATCAGGACGAGGCTGCGATGGTCCTACAAAGGGTGGTCCGAGCTATCAGTGAGGTCTACCAAAGAACACAGAACGCTCTAGAAGAACATGGCATGCTAGACCTACCCTAG